A genomic stretch from Anaerolineae bacterium includes:
- a CDS encoding leucine/isoleucine/valine transporter permease subunit yields MLLSLVGMVVAFNQRAIVYKAITMGQVLLLAPLALAGYIAARRMADRFPQSPGLILLAGGGAGLIGGAVIAALLIIGHVINLRAVFINASPALYQVLMFGREYPLGVGLPVLAGLVVSELSAGVFLLPPRPRSAIIQAAMWVVLIGLLRDLLVTVINLWGPIATWIRWLFAQSGLSPVGAVVVFGIASGLSLWRSSRPAQAWLNRFPAQQRWIRWGVLALSGVILLALPWVLGSFFSEILDNVGLYILMGLGLNIVVGFAGLLDLGYVAFYAIGAYSMGVLTSPELGFFNLSYWQALPIALAIAVLSGVLLGLPVLKMRGDYLAIVTLGFGEIIRLLVLSDWLRPYLGGSHGIQLIARPRIGPLELATQQQLYYVILVSCLIAGVISWRLKDSRLGRAWMAVREDQDVAQALGVNPVTTKLLAFATGALFSGLSGTIFAAKLGSTIPGDFGFLVSINVLALIIIGGMGSIPGVVVGALALVGLPGLLREFAEFRLLVYGAVLMAMMLMRPEGLWPEARRQLELHEEAAMPVEEPLPASPVPIPAFSSTVRDGGES; encoded by the coding sequence GTGTTGTTGTCGCTGGTAGGCATGGTCGTGGCCTTTAATCAGCGCGCTATCGTTTATAAGGCGATCACGATGGGACAAGTCCTGCTGTTGGCACCGCTAGCACTAGCAGGCTACATCGCCGCCCGCCGTATGGCGGATCGCTTTCCTCAATCGCCTGGCTTAATCTTGCTCGCTGGTGGTGGGGCAGGTCTGATCGGGGGCGCAGTGATCGCCGCCTTGCTCATCATCGGGCATGTGATCAACCTGCGGGCGGTCTTCATCAATGCCTCACCGGCCCTATACCAGGTGCTCATGTTCGGCCGCGAATACCCTTTGGGAGTCGGACTCCCTGTGCTAGCCGGGCTGGTGGTGAGCGAACTGAGCGCTGGCGTGTTTCTTCTGCCGCCTCGCCCGCGTTCAGCGATCATCCAGGCCGCTATGTGGGTCGTCCTGATCGGCCTGTTGCGAGACCTGCTGGTCACGGTAATTAACCTGTGGGGGCCGATCGCCACCTGGATCCGATGGCTGTTTGCACAAAGCGGGCTTTCGCCAGTGGGGGCCGTGGTGGTCTTCGGGATCGCTAGTGGGCTATCCCTATGGCGCTCAAGCCGACCCGCCCAAGCCTGGCTTAACCGCTTCCCTGCGCAGCAGCGATGGATCCGCTGGGGTGTGTTGGCTCTTAGCGGTGTGATCTTGTTGGCGTTGCCCTGGGTGTTGGGTAGCTTCTTCAGCGAGATCTTGGACAACGTGGGGCTCTACATCCTGATGGGCCTGGGCTTGAATATCGTGGTGGGCTTCGCTGGTTTGCTCGACCTGGGATACGTGGCCTTCTATGCCATCGGCGCGTACAGTATGGGCGTGCTGACTTCGCCCGAGCTAGGCTTTTTCAACTTGAGCTATTGGCAGGCCCTCCCCATCGCCCTGGCAATAGCTGTCTTGTCAGGCGTGTTGTTAGGCCTGCCTGTGCTCAAGATGCGCGGCGATTACCTGGCCATCGTCACGCTGGGCTTCGGCGAGATCATTCGGCTTTTGGTCCTATCGGACTGGCTGCGCCCTTATCTGGGCGGCTCCCATGGGATTCAGTTGATCGCTCGCCCTCGCATTGGCCCCTTGGAGTTGGCCACGCAGCAACAGCTTTATTATGTGATCTTAGTTAGCTGCCTCATCGCCGGCGTGATCTCCTGGCGGCTGAAGGACTCACGTCTGGGCCGAGCTTGGATGGCTGTTCGAGAGGATCAAGATGTGGCCCAGGCGTTGGGGGTTAACCCGGTGACGACTAAGCTTTTGGCCTTCGCCACAGGCGCGCTCTTCTCTGGCCTGAGCGGCACTATCTTTGCGGCCAAACTTGGCTCAACTATCCCTGGCGATTTCGGCTTCCTGGTCTCTATTAACGTGCTGGCTCTGATCATCATCGGGGGCATGGGCAGCATCCCGGGCGTGGTCGTAGGGGCGCTGGCGTTGGTGGGGCTGCCGGGCCTGCTGCGAGAGTTCGCCGAGTTCCGCCTGCTGGTCTATGGCGCGGTCCTGATGGCGATGATGTTGATGCGACCAGAGGGCTTGTGGCCGGAAGCCCGTCGCCAGCTCGAGCTGCACGAAGAGGCGGCGATGCCTGTCGAAGAGCCGCTCCCCGCATCTCCAGTCCCTATTCCGGCGTTCTCCTCCACTGTAAGAGATGGAGGAGAAAGCTAG
- a CDS encoding branched-chain amino acid ABC transporter permease: MLQAWRQRLTLADVLVWVIGLSIGTIVVVGSAATLSLGKYTWLNWLDLAIKGLALGGVYALIALGYTLVYGILRMINFAHSEVFMSGPFTAVFLANALARSGFLDQYPIPSLLMISALSMAVSTTVAVLLERIAYRPLRNAPRLVPLITAIGASFFLQYTFRGLYGSGVQAYPSIALLEGAWMLGEVRIFKTQVVVILSAVLLMLALYTIVQRTKIGKAMRAVSEDKEVAALMGIDVDRVIVFTFALGGASAGLAGILYALLFPVVNFFMGFIPGLKAFTAAVLGGIGNVPGAMLGGMVLGLIESIGPNLFLDGLGIPNPNQLKDMIAFTFLVFILIFRPTGILGERLATAKA; the protein is encoded by the coding sequence ATGTTACAGGCATGGCGTCAGCGTCTCACGCTTGCGGACGTGCTTGTATGGGTGATCGGACTTTCGATTGGCACCATCGTGGTGGTGGGCTCGGCAGCCACACTCAGCCTGGGCAAATATACCTGGCTGAACTGGCTGGACCTAGCGATTAAAGGGCTGGCCTTGGGTGGGGTGTATGCCCTCATCGCCCTAGGATACACCCTGGTCTACGGCATCCTGCGCATGATCAACTTCGCCCACAGCGAGGTGTTCATGAGCGGGCCGTTCACGGCGGTGTTTCTGGCCAACGCTCTAGCGCGCTCTGGCTTTCTAGATCAATATCCGATTCCAAGCCTGCTCATGATCTCGGCCCTTTCCATGGCGGTCTCTACTACCGTCGCCGTCCTGTTGGAACGCATCGCCTATCGGCCGTTGCGTAATGCTCCCCGCCTGGTCCCTTTGATCACAGCCATCGGCGCCTCTTTCTTTCTGCAGTATACCTTCCGTGGGCTTTATGGCTCTGGAGTTCAGGCCTATCCCTCGATTGCCCTTCTAGAGGGGGCGTGGATGCTAGGCGAGGTCCGCATTTTCAAAACCCAGGTGGTGGTTATTCTCAGCGCAGTGCTGCTGATGCTGGCCCTCTACACCATCGTGCAGCGGACCAAGATCGGCAAGGCCATGCGGGCGGTATCTGAGGATAAAGAAGTCGCCGCGCTGATGGGGATTGATGTGGATCGCGTGATCGTGTTCACCTTCGCCTTGGGAGGGGCCTCGGCCGGACTGGCCGGTATTCTATACGCGCTGCTGTTCCCGGTGGTTAACTTCTTCATGGGCTTTATCCCTGGGCTGAAGGCTTTTACCGCTGCGGTATTAGGCGGGATCGGCAACGTGCCCGGCGCTATGCTGGGAGGAATGGTCCTTGGCTTGATCGAGTCTATTGGCCCGAATCTGTTTTTGGACGGATTGGGGATCCCCAATCCGAATCAACTCAAAGATATGATCGCTTTCACCTTCCTGGTTTTCATTCTGATCTTCCGTCCCACTGGAATCTTAGGCGAACGTTTGGCTACAGCCAAGGCATAG